Proteins found in one Candidatus Poribacteria bacterium genomic segment:
- a CDS encoding mercuric reductase yields the protein MEGKTVDVYDLTIIGGGSAGLVLAVAGAKLGKKTALVEKHRIGGDCLWTGCVPSKALLKAAKVANYVRDAEKYGIASTPTTPDWQRVMEYVRSTQHAIEEEHDNPERFREMGVDVIFGNGRFESADSFVVEDTESGQTRTLKSKKFVISTGSRPVAPPIPGLEACAYLDSENVWDLEVFPNRLLVVGAGPIGIELGQAFHRLGADVTIAQRSERILTKEDTDVSEQMLCYLRAEGITIRLNTNITGVVKNQEGATVTFSDSENGTVEQSFDKILIAAGRAPNVEGLALDKIGVQIGARGIEVNNKLQTRVKNIYAAGDVIGHYLFTHVAAFQAQLLLRNIFFPLSKTINYAVVPWTTFCDPEVARCGLTEAEAREKYGAVDVFTLDQGDVDRAIAEGETHGFSKVIASRWTGKILGVHLVGANAGEVIHEYILAMQEGIPLRKLSGMIHVYPTFSSSVWRVAGKWFSESTLIQRLRKLIPSG from the coding sequence GTGGAGGGGAAAACCGTGGATGTATACGACCTGACAATTATCGGCGGCGGAAGTGCTGGACTCGTGCTTGCTGTGGCAGGCGCGAAATTGGGTAAAAAGACCGCACTTGTGGAAAAACACCGCATCGGTGGCGACTGTCTCTGGACGGGTTGCGTGCCTTCCAAGGCACTCCTGAAGGCGGCGAAGGTGGCGAATTACGTCAGGGACGCTGAGAAATACGGCATCGCAAGTACCCCTACGACGCCTGACTGGCAACGTGTAATGGAATATGTGCGTAGCACCCAACACGCGATAGAGGAGGAGCATGACAATCCGGAGCGATTCCGTGAGATGGGGGTTGATGTTATCTTCGGAAACGGGCGTTTTGAATCCGCTGACAGTTTTGTTGTAGAGGATACGGAGAGTGGTCAAACCCGCACCCTCAAAAGCAAAAAGTTCGTGATTAGCACGGGGTCCCGTCCCGTCGCGCCACCCATACCCGGCTTGGAAGCTTGTGCCTATCTTGATAGTGAGAACGTCTGGGATCTTGAAGTGTTCCCCAATCGGTTGCTCGTTGTGGGCGCGGGTCCAATCGGTATTGAACTCGGACAAGCGTTTCATCGGCTCGGTGCGGATGTGACGATAGCGCAACGGAGCGAACGCATTCTGACGAAAGAGGATACCGATGTTTCTGAACAGATGCTGTGTTACCTCCGCGCCGAAGGGATCACGATCCGCCTGAATACGAATATCACAGGCGTTGTAAAAAATCAGGAAGGCGCAACTGTTACCTTCAGCGATAGTGAAAATGGAACTGTAGAGCAGTCTTTTGATAAAATTTTGATCGCCGCGGGACGCGCACCGAATGTTGAAGGCTTAGCACTTGACAAAATCGGCGTGCAGATCGGCGCGCGTGGGATTGAGGTGAACAATAAACTTCAGACGCGCGTGAAAAATATCTATGCTGCAGGCGATGTGATCGGACATTATCTGTTCACACATGTCGCAGCGTTTCAGGCGCAGTTGCTCCTCCGAAATATCTTCTTCCCGCTCTCGAAAACGATTAACTATGCGGTCGTGCCGTGGACAACCTTCTGCGATCCAGAGGTTGCCCGTTGCGGGTTAACAGAAGCGGAAGCACGTGAGAAGTATGGAGCTGTTGATGTATTCACACTGGATCAAGGAGATGTAGACAGAGCCATCGCCGAAGGTGAGACACACGGCTTCAGCAAAGTCATCGCGAGTCGGTGGACGGGGAAAATATTAGGGGTTCATCTCGTCGGGGCAAACGCGGGAGAGGTCATCCACGAGTATATTTTGGCGATGCAAGAGGGAATTCCGTTGCGGAAATTGAGCGGGATGATTCATGTGTACCCGACGTTTTCGAGCAGTGTCTGGCGCGTGGCGGGTAAATGGTTCTCAGAAAGCACACTGATTC